The genomic interval CTCCGGCATCAGTTCGAAGAGCAGGTCGTTGGCGATGCCCAGTACCACACGGTCCATCGGCTCGTTCACGTACACCGTGCGGAACTCACCGTTGTCCTTGGGTATCTGCGCCGTGTGGGGAGGGGAAATCTCGTATTTTCCCCGGCGCATGGCACCGGCCATTGCCAGCAGGGTACGTTCATCGGCCAGCCGGATAAGCTGGTCCTTGCGGATATCCTTGCCGACCCCTTTCTCGATTGCCTTCGTCCACCGGCCGATGTCGAAGAACATCTGTAATATCTTGTCTTCATTCATGGCACTCAAAACTTTTTTGGGAAAGGATAAAATTCAGGATGTCCATGCCGGATTCTACGTCACATTCCTGCCCGTACTCCTCGCCCGTGTAGTAACTGTAACCCATGATGAAGATTTTCCCGTCTTTCCGGAGCGACGCGTTCGTGATGACCAGTTCCACGGGGTCACGGTCCACGACATGGAGATAGGTCGAGGATTGTTCGCCGTTGTCATCAAGGCTGCCGCCACACTCGGAAAGCAGCTCCACGGACAGGGCGTAACATCTTTCGTTCAGGGCTTTCTCCGCCACGTGATGGCTGTTCATCTCTTCCGTAAGTGTCCGGATGCGGTCACCGCGTCTCTGCTCGGGAACCGGTTCGAAAGCGGCTTCGAACATCCAGGCGGGCATCCATTCGCGGAAGACGGCAGGCCCCAACCGGCATATGCAGACTTCGTCGCTCTCTTTCTCCGCCTTCGGGATATCCACGCCCGAGGCTCGTGCTGCCGCCACGCTCATGCGCTCGAAACCGCCGAGGCAGGAAGGCGCAGATTTTAAACGGTAGGGACGGATGTTCCCCACGGGGACACCCATTGACATGAGTAGCATCCCCTTGAAAGTGTCGGCAACAGGAGTGCCTTGCCGTTTGTTCGTTCTTTTATTCATGTTTTTCTTGTTTTTTGTTCGTACATTATGGTTTCTCACGCGTCCTCCGCAAGGGCCACAAGCCGCTCTTCCGGCAGCAGGAACTCCTCGTCCGTGAAGTAATAACAGATTTTCCGGTCCACGGTCTCCGCCTCGTCCGATATGGGAACGCCGTCTTTTCCGACCAGCGCGTCTTGCAGGCCCGTTACAGAGACCAGGGTTTTGTATTCCCCGTCCGTTCCACGGAACAGGGTCAGTTCCCGGGCGAAATATTCCTTGTCGTCCCACGTGACGATCTCAAACATTTCCGCCGTTTCCGGAAACAGGCGGCACAGGACCGGAAACAGTTTGCAGGCCTTGCTCCGGAGCATCAGGAAGACACATTCCATCAGGCACAGTCCGGTTTCTTTGAGCATGGGCAGCAATACGTCCGTGCCTGCTCCGTTCGCCTCTGCCACTATCAGGGCTTTCCAGTATCCTTCCTGGAATGAGTCCGTCCAGGGGATGAGTTCGGCGGCCCTGACGGAATAGGAAACCGCGATTTCTTCCGGGTTGTCCTCGTCCGTGGGGATCAGTTCTATTCTCGTGTCATCTTCGGCAGGCTCCTTTACCGGCAGGCAGACCTTCATTTTCCGGAACGTGTCCCCGTCCGCCCAGTTGACAAAACCGCCGAATCTTATAAAATCATATCTGCTCATTTGTCATTATTGTTTTCGTTGTTTACTTTACAGTTCTTCCGGCTCTCCATCGTTGATACTCCGGTAGAAACGGTCTCCGTCCGCCCATTTCCTGGCGGCGACAGCCAGCTCGAACGCCTCTTCTATGGAAAGGCCGTCGGCGGGAAGGGCGGCAAGGAGTTCTCCCATGCATACGTCGTTTCCATGATATTCGGCCTTTATACGGTCAAGCGTGACCTTGTTACCGGTTTGTTGCATTTCATTTTCCATCTTTTCTTTGTTTTATTGTTCATCTTTCCAAATGCAGGCATTATAAGAGCAGCCTTCGCCATCCGTATATACGCCATGTTTCACGACGGCTTCTGAAAAATCACTGACTTGCTCGTTGTAAAGCCGGATGACGGTTTTCTTCCCGAGGCTTTTTACATAATCCTCTGCGTAGCGTCCGAACTCTCCGGTGGCAGGATTGTAGAAATCGTACCTTGCACTTCCATAGACAAGGCAGCTGTTGATCATCTCCCTGCATGCAAGTTCCTTTTCCTGCCGGCGTTGCCTTGCATTTTTGGGTTCCCAAAAACCGGGAAGCGCTCTTTTGGCTGTTTCAATCTGTTTTCCTGTCATGTTCAAAAAAGTTCTGTTTTCCAAAATCCGTAATCGGACCCGTCGCCGGGATGAGCACCGAAATAGTGCCCCTCCGGGGAGTGGCTGTCGAGCGTGTCGAACAGCGATTCCAGCAGTCCGGCCGCCTCGTCGCTGTTCCACCATTCAGCATCCTTGTCCTCTTTGGCATGGGCGGGGACGGCATCCATCACCTGCACGTACTCCGGCGTGTCACGGACAACATCCATGAATGCCGGAATCAGGTCCTGCGTGCGCATCGTGCCGTGGGAGATGCTCTCTCCCGGTACGGCATGGATGCGGTTTTGTGTCCTCTCGTCTATGAACATGGCGTTTAGATAAAGGGCAGACGGGTATCTTCCAGCATGGAGGCCAGCGTTTGACACATCTCGTATGAAGCACGGTTGCGGTCGTCAATGCAGCGTGGATCACGCCCTGCCATAGCGGTAATGGAAGCCTTCACCGTCCTGAAAAAGGTTTGTTCCAGTGTCTTGTGGAAATAAGGAAGCGCCTGGGCGAAACGTTCGGGCTTGAAGCCGAAATCGTTCATGGCGTATTCCAATTGCTTGGCCGCCTTGTACTCGCGGCTGTTCTCCAGGCTTTCCGGAATATCGCCGAACTGTGCGGCCCGGAGCTGGCGTTCCAGTTCGATGACCGCCACCGAAAGCAACAGCTTGATGGCTTCCGGGTTGCCGATACCGTGTTTCTGCCCGTCAGCGGTATGGAACTCGATCAGGTTTACACTGCCATTCTCTTGTAATTCTTCGTAGCGCGCGAGGGTTTCGCTGAGCGCTTTTGCTTTCTCTTTATCCATAATTTTATCTGATTTGATTGTTATTGCACACAAGTACGTCCCCGACGATGAAGTCTTTCGACGCCGGGTGATGAGCACGGAATATCCTGCTCGCTTCAAGATTGAGGGACAGGGGGATAAGTTTGCCTTCCTCGTTGACGACCATTGTCGTGTTCCCGTCCAGTTCCACCAGTTCGATGTAACCGCCGACAATCGCCTGCATCTCCTTCAGCGTGAAGTCTGAACCGTTGGCAGGCTGCACGGGTTGGCGTGTTCCGTCCGTTTTGATGATTTCTGTCATTGTCGTTCAGGATTATGTTCTTTGCAGAGTTCGATATGATATTTTCTTTCGGCAAGGAGCCGTTTGTATTTTTCCGGGCTTTCCTCCTTACGCACCGTCGTAGGATTCCCACAGGCAAAGTGTTCCACCATCACGCAGCCGCAGGAGTGTGTGATCTTGATGGAAGTACTGAGGTTTTCTATCTTTGCGCCCTCCTTGGGCACGGCATCACTTTCGATGATGCGCAATTTGTCGAGTGTATCCATGATTATTCTCCCTGCTTTTCCCTGTGCCACGCGTGATACCGCTTCACGGTACGCAGCTGGTTAATGATATGGCTGAAAAGCTCGCGTGAATAGATGCGGTAATGGAACACGGCCGAATACTCGCATACATTGCCGTGAAAGTCCACGTGGGAGCGGTCATCCGCGAAGTCGAACAACTCGCCCTGGATTTCCAGCGTGTATTTGTTTTGCTGCAGCCAGTCGAAAAACTCGAAAATGTCCTTCTTTTGGGAGTAGAAAGTGCAGTATTCGTAGCGGTTTCCGCGCAGGTTCCGCAGCAATGCCGCCATCTCGTCCCGTTCCCGGCGGTCGTCAAATTCGGATCCCGTCCGCGTGGCGAGGTTCTTCAAAAAATACATTTTACCCCCATACCTGAAATGGTACGGTATGTAAGTGACCGTTTTTTTGTACCAACTGACATATTTGACAAAGGACGCTTCCTTGACGATGGCGGGACGGCGGTCCGCCTTCTCCATATGTTCCCGTATCTGACGGGAGATTCCCGCATTGGAAAGGCGTATGGAGCGTTCAGCTTGGAAGAACCGCCCCCGCGAGCGGAAGCAGAACGGATACAGGTCGCCGTAATAAGGTTCCCCGACAAAGAACCAGCCGCTTCCCATGCGTGCCGGCGGCAGGCATTCGAAAAGCTCATAGTAGCGTTCTTCCGTGATTTCCTGGAAAGGCCGGCTGAGTGCCAGGGTATAACGTTTCGCAAGCAGGGATATGCGTCCCGGTGACACGGCGACCAAGTGTGGGTTCTTCTCCCTTTCGCGCAGTTCTTCCAGTGTCTCGCCGCCGTAATCGCTGTGCCGGTCATCCGACATTGACGTGAAGCATGCCCCGTCGAAATAGCGTGAATCGATGATGTATCTCATGGGCACTGGATTAAATGGTTATCTTCAACACCTGACCGGCGGCATATTCGGCATTGCGGGTGAGCTGGCGCTGCCATGCCTGGTTGCGTGGCGCCCACTTGAAAGCGTTACGCTTCAAGGTCGTACGCATATCGGTATCGGGTATTTTGTCGAAGAGGATTTGCAGGCGGTCTTCTTCGAAGTTGTAGACCACCTTGCCGCCATCGAACGGAATCTCACGATTTTCACGGCTTGCCCGTTCCTGCTGCTTTTCCCGCACCTTGCGGACGAGTTCGGGATACTTGAAGATTGAATGGCGTGCCGTGACGACAGGTTTCTTGACTTTGTCGTTCCACTCTCGCAGACGAGCGACGGCACGGTCGATGATTTCCACGTTGCCATGGTTGACATAGGTGGAGAGTCGCCCGGCGAGGTTGCTGACGAAGAGAGCCTGGCTATAGCCTCGTGCCGTACCCGTATCGATACCGTGAATGGTCGAGGCGGCATCGTCGATAAAGGCTTTGACCTTCTGCCACTCCTCCTCGAGACGCTGTTCTTCGGGCTTGGCCGCTTCGGTAGCCTTGCGAATCGCTTCGAGTGCACGTTCTCGCCATTCCCGGAACGCCGTGACGCTCTTGGCGTGGCTGTTGCAGGCCTTTTCGTTGCGGCCCGTGTTGAAGCGTGCAGGTCCCGTAATCATCGCGCTGGCACAACGGCTGTTGGCGGCGATCATGGCAGAAAAATAGCGTTTGTAGTTTTCCATGTAACGTTCCCGCTGCCCCTCGGGCATCGACTGCAAATCCCCGTGCAGTTCCTTTTCGTG from Alistipes dispar carries:
- a CDS encoding DUF3846 domain-containing protein; the encoded protein is MTEIIKTDGTRQPVQPANGSDFTLKEMQAIVGGYIELVELDGNTTMVVNEEGKLIPLSLNLEASRIFRAHHPASKDFIVGDVLVCNNNQIR